The region CGTTGCGATGCGGGAAGCGGCCAAAACGCACGATGATGTCGCGGTGGCGACGGGCCCAGTCGACACTGCTCGCCAGCGAGGGCTCGTCGCGTGCCAGTGCAGTAAACAGCGCAATGGCGCGGTTCTGGTGGTCGATGTTTTCGGCATGCTCGAACGGCAGATAGGCGAACTGGCGTTCGATCGGCGCCAGCAGCAGGTGGTCACCGCTGTCGACCAGCCGGATTGCCAGACGGCGGGCCTGCTCGTCGCCGGCATAGGCACGGGCGCTGTCGCGGAACGCGTTGCGCGTCAGCTGGTCAAGTACCAGCAGATGGGCGAG is a window of Microvirgula aerodenitrificans DSM 15089 DNA encoding:
- a CDS encoding DUF924 family protein — translated: MATPSSPHSILDFWFGRPDDPDYGLPRITWFTRDPAFDALIRARYRDILDSALNGELDHWNDSPRGTLAHLLVLDQLTRNAFRDSARAYAGDEQARRLAIRLVDSGDHLLLAPIERQFAYLPFEHAENIDHQNRAIALFTALARDEPSLASSVDWARRHRDIIVRFGRFPHRNEVLGRDSTLEEAQFLTEPGSSF